Proteins from a single region of Alphaproteobacteria bacterium:
- the trbJ gene encoding P-type conjugative transfer protein TrbJ, which produces MKRKLLAAVAALALMAGPVQKAHAIFGVGDVVYDPANHAENILTAARTLIQINNQVQQLANETQMLLNEAQNLASLPTSVAADLRTSLARVDGLITTARGIAYQVSVIDSEYRRLFPEQYAAAVSTSQIVADAQEAWTLAREGFKHSLEVQAEVVGQVRADTVTLDGLITESQGAVGNLQVAQAGNQLTALAAKQTMQLQTLLAASARADALERARSLAAHEQARVRFVRFMGDGDAYTRR; this is translated from the coding sequence ATGAAACGTAAGCTTCTGGCGGCCGTCGCCGCCCTCGCCCTGATGGCGGGGCCTGTCCAAAAAGCCCATGCCATTTTCGGCGTCGGCGACGTGGTCTACGACCCGGCCAACCACGCCGAGAACATCCTGACCGCGGCGCGCACGCTCATCCAGATCAACAATCAAGTCCAGCAACTCGCCAACGAAACGCAGATGCTGCTGAATGAGGCGCAGAACCTCGCGTCTCTGCCGACTTCTGTCGCGGCCGATCTTCGAACCTCGCTCGCGCGCGTAGACGGTCTCATCACGACCGCCCGCGGGATCGCCTATCAGGTCTCGGTCATCGACAGCGAATATCGTCGGCTCTTCCCCGAACAATATGCGGCGGCCGTCTCGACCTCGCAGATCGTCGCCGATGCGCAGGAAGCCTGGACCCTGGCGCGCGAAGGCTTCAAGCACAGTCTGGAGGTTCAGGCCGAAGTGGTCGGGCAGGTCCGCGCCGACACGGTGACGCTCGACGGCCTGATCACCGAAAGCCAGGGCGCCGTCGGCAATCTTCAGGTAGCGCAGGCTGGCAATCAGCTCACGGCGCTTGCCGCCAAGCAGACCATGCAGCTTCAGACGCTTCTTGCCGCTTCGGCCCGGGCCGACGCACTGGAGCGCGCGCGGAGCCTCGCCGCGCACGAACAGGCGCGCGTCCGCTTCGTGCGTTTCATGGGCGACGGCGACGCCTATACGCGGCGCTAA
- the trbL gene encoding P-type conjugative transfer protein TrbL: MDDLNVIDQFTDTFVSYIDSGFGLLTPDVAFLTTILIGIDITLAGLFWALADDKAVIPALIRKVLYVGAFAFILNNFAFLANIIFDSFAGLGLRATGAPISAADLMRPGFVAATGFDAAQPLLAEVSDLIGPIAFFENFVQIAVLMVAWLIVLLAFFILAIQLFITILEFKLTTLAGFVLVPFALWNKTAFLAERVLGNVIAAGIKLMVLAVIVGIGSTLFGAFAASFAGGDITIEQALSTVLGALAIFMLGIFGPGIAAGLVSGAPQLGAGAVVGSAAGLALGAAAGASVAMGGARALGAAAGGATRAAASVAGGASTAYGLGRAASGASGPAGVAAGVTGMTRAGVGAVGQGVRNVADRATAGVRQSFSDGARGAFTATGGALPGGTDIPAATAAASGAPDWAQRLRREQRMREGVSVAAHTVRDGDRPVSGENPRLRDDE; the protein is encoded by the coding sequence ATGGATGACCTCAACGTCATCGATCAGTTCACGGATACATTCGTCAGCTATATCGATTCCGGCTTCGGCTTGCTGACGCCGGACGTCGCCTTTCTCACGACCATCCTGATCGGGATCGACATCACGCTTGCCGGCCTTTTCTGGGCCTTGGCCGACGACAAGGCTGTCATCCCGGCGCTGATCCGCAAGGTGCTCTATGTCGGCGCCTTCGCCTTCATCCTGAACAATTTCGCCTTTCTCGCGAATATCATCTTCGATTCCTTCGCGGGCCTTGGCTTGCGCGCCACTGGCGCGCCAATCAGCGCCGCCGACCTAATGCGTCCCGGCTTTGTCGCGGCGACCGGCTTTGACGCGGCGCAGCCTTTGCTGGCGGAGGTGAGCGACCTCATCGGCCCGATCGCGTTCTTCGAGAACTTCGTGCAGATCGCCGTGCTGATGGTCGCCTGGCTGATCGTGCTCCTGGCCTTCTTCATCCTCGCGATCCAGCTCTTCATCACCATTCTCGAATTCAAGCTGACGACGCTTGCCGGGTTCGTGCTCGTGCCCTTCGCGCTGTGGAACAAGACGGCTTTCCTCGCCGAGCGCGTGCTTGGGAACGTGATCGCGGCCGGCATCAAGCTGATGGTGCTCGCCGTCATCGTCGGCATCGGCTCGACCTTGTTCGGCGCCTTTGCGGCCTCGTTCGCCGGCGGCGACATCACCATCGAGCAAGCACTCTCCACCGTGCTCGGCGCGCTCGCGATTTTCATGCTCGGAATCTTCGGCCCCGGCATCGCGGCAGGGCTCGTCTCGGGCGCGCCGCAGCTTGGCGCCGGCGCCGTGGTCGGCTCGGCTGCGGGTCTAGCCCTTGGCGCCGCCGCCGGCGCCAGTGTTGCGATGGGCGGCGCGCGTGCCCTTGGGGCCGCCGCTGGCGGTGCGACTAGGGCGGCCGCTTCTGTCGCCGGCGGCGCAAGCACCGCCTATGGCCTCGGGCGCGCCGCTTCGGGGGCCTCCGGTCCGGCCGGTGTCGCTGCCGGCGTCACAGGCATGACCCGCGCTGGCGTCGGCGCCGTCGGTCAGGGCGTTCGCAATGTTGCCGACCGGGCGACCGCCGGCGTGCGCCAGTCCTTTTCCGATGGCGCGCGCGGCGCGTTCACCGCCACCGGCGGCGCACTTCCCGGCGGAACCGATATCCCGGCCGCGACCGCGGCAGCGAGCGGCGCGCCGGATTGGGCGCAAAGGCTGCGGCGCGAGCAGCGGATGCGCGAGGGCGTGAGCGTCGCCGCGCACACCGTCCGAGACGGCGACCGGCCCGTATCCGGCGAGAACCCACGGCTCAGGGATGACGAATGA
- the trbF gene encoding conjugal transfer protein TrbF: protein MMFKRSTTAYGQTPEPVTPYQKAAQVWDERIGSARVQARNWRYMAFGCLALAIGLSGGVVWQAGRSTITPYVVEVDKLGEVRAIGPAISAYEPTDAQIAYTLARFIEHVRSLSIDPIIVRQNWLRAYDFTTTEAANTLNEYARENDPFSKVGQRTVTVEVTSIVRSSADSFDVRWREQTFENGSLAGTTRYTAVLSILLQRPRTEETLRKNPLGIYVRALNWSRDHIPGDNQ from the coding sequence ATGATGTTCAAGAGATCGACGACCGCATACGGACAGACGCCCGAACCGGTGACGCCCTACCAGAAGGCGGCGCAGGTCTGGGATGAGCGCATCGGTTCTGCCCGCGTTCAAGCGCGGAACTGGCGCTACATGGCCTTCGGTTGTCTGGCGCTTGCGATCGGCCTTTCGGGCGGCGTTGTCTGGCAGGCGGGGCGCAGCACGATCACGCCCTATGTGGTCGAGGTCGATAAACTTGGCGAGGTGCGCGCCATCGGCCCGGCCATCTCCGCTTATGAGCCGACCGACGCCCAGATCGCCTACACCCTCGCGCGCTTCATCGAGCATGTCCGCTCGCTTTCGATCGATCCGATCATCGTGCGCCAGAATTGGCTCAGGGCCTATGACTTCACCACAACTGAGGCCGCGAACACGCTCAACGAATATGCCCGCGAGAACGATCCCTTCTCAAAGGTCGGCCAGCGCACCGTCACCGTCGAAGTGACGAGTATCGTGCGCTCCTCCGCCGACAGCTTCGACGTGCGTTGGCGCGAACAAACATTCGAGAACGGATCGCTCGCAGGCACGACCCGCTACACCGCCGTTCTCTCCATTCTCCTCCAGCGTCCGCGCACCGAAGAGACGCTGAGGAAGAACCCGCTCGGCATCTATGTCCGCGCGCTCAATTGGAGCCGCGACCACATCCCCGGAGACAATCAATGA
- the trbG gene encoding P-type conjugative transfer protein TrbG, which translates to MKKIAIFALAGLLAACAHKELPPEISYDSTDFDAATLAAEPPRPIRIVTLPEPLPLPGQLKPVPRGSEPLAPDTRSAEERVEDANAAAAMEPSADGYINAIQVYPYTEGALYQLYTAPSQVSDIALQKGEEIVSVSAGDTVRWVIGDTVSGDGENARAHVLVKPIKADLKTNLVIITDRRAYHLELTSTPETYMASVSWTYPHDELLALRRDNKTAEEAAIQVVDKGLDIDKLRFRYAVSGDAPPWRPVRVFDDTHKVYIQFPARLDQGEAPPLFVVGPDGDNQLVNYRVRGRYYIVDRLFAAAELRFGEDPQQVVRITRTDGRPAVTGQERSDAIGAFEAGDR; encoded by the coding sequence ATGAAGAAAATCGCCATATTCGCCCTAGCCGGTCTGCTCGCGGCCTGCGCCCACAAAGAGCTTCCGCCCGAGATCAGCTATGACAGCACCGATTTCGACGCGGCGACGCTCGCCGCCGAGCCGCCACGCCCCATCCGCATCGTCACGCTGCCCGAACCACTGCCACTGCCGGGGCAGTTGAAGCCCGTGCCGCGCGGCAGCGAGCCGCTGGCGCCGGACACGCGATCGGCGGAAGAGCGGGTAGAGGATGCCAACGCCGCGGCCGCCATGGAGCCGAGCGCGGACGGCTACATCAACGCCATTCAGGTCTATCCCTATACGGAAGGCGCGCTCTATCAGCTCTATACGGCGCCGAGCCAGGTGAGCGACATCGCGCTTCAGAAAGGGGAAGAGATTGTCTCCGTCTCTGCCGGCGATACGGTGCGCTGGGTCATTGGCGACACGGTGAGTGGCGACGGAGAGAACGCCCGCGCTCATGTGCTGGTGAAGCCGATCAAGGCGGACCTCAAGACCAACCTCGTCATCATCACCGACCGGCGCGCCTATCATCTGGAGCTCACGAGTACACCCGAGACCTATATGGCCTCGGTGTCCTGGACATATCCCCATGACGAGCTTCTGGCGCTTCGCCGGGACAACAAAACGGCGGAAGAGGCCGCTATCCAAGTCGTCGATAAGGGCCTCGATATCGACAAGCTGCGCTTCCGCTATGCTGTCAGCGGCGACGCGCCGCCCTGGCGGCCGGTGCGCGTCTTTGACGATACCCACAAGGTCTATATCCAGTTCCCGGCCCGTCTCGACCAGGGCGAAGCGCCTCCGCTCTTCGTCGTTGGGCCGGACGGGGACAATCAGCTCGTCAACTACCGGGTGCGCGGGCGCTATTACATTGTCGATCGGCTGTTCGCCGCCGCCGAGCTTCGGTTCGGCGAAGACCCGCAACAGGTGGTGCGCATCACCCGCACCGACGGCCGTCCCGCCGTGACCGGCCAAGAACGGTCGGACGCCATCGGCGCGTTCGAGGCCGGAGATCGCTGA